From the Limosilactobacillus panis genome, one window contains:
- a CDS encoding XTP/dITP diphosphatase yields MKMLVVATKNAGKAREYRKMFAPFDVEIKTLADFPPITINEDGQTFAENALIKAQTAVAALNLPVMADDSGLVVDALNGAPGVHSARYAGDHDDAANNAKLLRELANVPGEQRTAHFHTTILALKPDGAKLVTEGRVDGKILQKARGNNGFGYDPLFMPDGYDCSMAELTADQKNQISHRGRALRVFMDQFAEWWQA; encoded by the coding sequence ATGAAGATGTTAGTAGTGGCGACGAAAAATGCCGGTAAGGCCCGTGAATACCGAAAGATGTTTGCCCCCTTTGATGTTGAAATCAAGACGCTTGCCGATTTTCCGCCAATTACGATTAATGAAGATGGGCAAACCTTTGCAGAAAATGCCTTGATTAAGGCCCAGACAGCCGTAGCAGCCCTTAATTTGCCCGTGATGGCCGATGACTCCGGCCTAGTGGTAGACGCTTTAAATGGCGCTCCAGGAGTTCATTCTGCCCGCTATGCAGGTGACCATGACGATGCCGCTAATAACGCCAAATTACTACGTGAGTTAGCCAATGTTCCAGGTGAACAACGGACGGCTCATTTTCATACCACAATTCTGGCCCTCAAGCCGGACGGGGCAAAGCTGGTGACGGAGGGCCGAGTTGACGGTAAAATTCTCCAAAAGGCACGCGGCAACAACGGCTTTGGGTATGATCCCTTATTTATGCCGGACGGTTACGACTGTTCAATGGCGGAATTGACCGCTGATCAAAAGAACCAAATCAGTCACCGTGGCCGGGCACTCCGGGTTTTTATGGACCAGTTTGCAGAATGGTGGCAGGCATAA
- a CDS encoding YfcE family phosphodiesterase, whose product MKALVVSDNHGDRQILSQIVNEWQGQVDLMIHCGDSEIDSTDSLMKNFVGVAGNNDWHLGYPGDQVIEKAGQHFFITHGHHYRVNFTMTPLMLKGASTGADVICYGHTHQLGAMVDHGMLVINPGSISLPRGPYRDIGGTFAVIDADPHAFVVDFYDRQMHRVPDLHVEFSR is encoded by the coding sequence ATGAAGGCGTTAGTAGTAAGTGATAATCACGGTGATCGACAGATCCTTTCCCAGATTGTCAATGAGTGGCAGGGGCAGGTAGACCTGATGATTCACTGTGGGGATTCAGAAATTGATTCAACTGACTCATTGATGAAAAATTTTGTTGGGGTGGCGGGAAATAATGATTGGCACCTCGGCTATCCGGGAGACCAGGTTATTGAAAAGGCAGGACAGCACTTTTTTATTACCCATGGTCACCACTACCGGGTCAACTTTACTATGACTCCGTTGATGCTAAAGGGAGCATCAACTGGGGCGGACGTAATCTGTTATGGTCACACCCACCAGTTGGGGGCCATGGTTGACCACGGAATGCTGGTTATTAACCCCGGGAGTATTTCGCTGCCGCGGGGACCGTATCGTGACATTGGTGGAACCTTTGCAGTCATCGATGCTGACCCGCATGCGTTTGTAGTTGATTTTTACGATCGGCAGATGCACCGCGTTCCCGACTTACATGTTGAGTTTTCGCGTTAG